One part of the Paracoccus sp. MBLB3053 genome encodes these proteins:
- a CDS encoding ribonuclease T2, whose protein sequence is MKTILALAALVLSASIADARDRAGQFDYYVLSLSWSPSWCAIEGREEGSDQCDAGRRLGFTVHGLWPQYEKGWPSDCRTNARDPSRLETREMADVMGSAGLAWYQWKKHGRCSGLSSRDYFTLIRRASDSVNLPKVLERLSKDVNLPSRVIEDAFLESNPEMRRDGITVTCRSRSLQEVRICLTKDLEPRDCAPDSRRDCQGSFLMPAPR, encoded by the coding sequence ATGAAGACGATACTCGCCCTTGCCGCGCTTGTCCTTTCCGCAAGCATTGCCGACGCCCGGGACCGGGCGGGTCAGTTCGACTATTATGTCCTTTCGCTGAGTTGGTCCCCAAGCTGGTGCGCCATCGAAGGCCGCGAGGAAGGATCGGATCAATGCGATGCCGGTCGCAGGCTGGGCTTCACGGTCCATGGGCTATGGCCACAATACGAAAAAGGGTGGCCATCAGACTGTCGGACGAACGCCCGGGATCCTTCACGTCTCGAAACCCGCGAGATGGCCGATGTGATGGGGTCGGCCGGACTGGCTTGGTATCAATGGAAAAAGCACGGCCGCTGCTCGGGGCTTTCGTCTCGAGACTATTTCACGCTGATCCGTCGCGCCTCGGACAGCGTGAACTTGCCGAAAGTTCTTGAACGCCTGAGCAAGGACGTCAACCTGCCATCTCGCGTGATCGAAGATGCCTTTCTGGAATCCAATCCGGAAATGCGCCGCGACGGGATCACGGTCACCTGCCGGAGCCGCTCTTTGCAGGAAGTGCGGATCTGCCTGACCAAGGATCTTGAGCCGCGCGATTGCGCCCCCGACAGCCGTCGCGACTGCCAGGGTAGTTTTCTGATGCCCGCGCCGCGCTAG